A single Tindallia californiensis DNA region contains:
- a CDS encoding alanine/glycine:cation symporter family protein, translating into MDSLIQLSDFIGGIVWGPPFLILLVGTGLYLTIRLGFFQFTHLGHAWKHTFGGMFSKDKEKEEEGGAITSFQSVSSAMAATIGVGNIAGVATAIYLGGPGAVFWMWLSALVGMATKFGEASLGVKFRNTNPDGTYSGGVMQYIENGLGASWKWLAVLYAIFAGLAALGIGNMVQSNTVATAMVEFGIAPWVSGIVIVVLVGLVTLGGIERIAQTAEKIVPTMAVIYIVGSLIILILNITAIPAALRDIFYYAFNPYAAGAGGAGVAVASTIRFGIARGVFSNEAGLGGASIVHAQAKNSPSRQGMWGIWEVFIDTIVVCSMTALVILTTGALGTGETGADLTTAAFNKGLPGPGGYIILISIVFFAYTTMLTWCFYGEKSWEYIFGSKVVLPYRVMFLAFLFVGAVGGLEVIWGVADTLNGLMIAPNLIAMILLAGVLAKEKNNYMDTYNLKKDK; encoded by the coding sequence GTGGATTCATTAATTCAACTTAGCGATTTTATTGGTGGTATAGTATGGGGGCCTCCCTTCCTCATCCTACTAGTGGGTACGGGTCTTTATCTAACAATTCGTTTAGGATTTTTTCAATTTACTCATTTAGGTCATGCTTGGAAACACACCTTTGGTGGAATGTTTAGCAAAGATAAGGAGAAAGAAGAAGAAGGCGGTGCTATTACTTCTTTCCAATCTGTAAGTTCAGCAATGGCGGCAACTATTGGCGTCGGTAATATAGCCGGTGTTGCAACCGCTATTTATCTTGGTGGGCCGGGAGCTGTATTCTGGATGTGGCTATCCGCTTTAGTAGGAATGGCTACTAAGTTTGGCGAAGCATCATTAGGGGTAAAATTTCGAAATACCAACCCTGATGGCACCTACTCCGGGGGTGTTATGCAGTATATCGAAAACGGTCTGGGAGCAAGCTGGAAGTGGCTCGCGGTTCTATATGCTATCTTTGCCGGCCTTGCAGCTCTGGGGATCGGGAATATGGTTCAATCCAATACCGTAGCTACTGCAATGGTTGAGTTCGGAATTGCTCCTTGGGTAAGTGGTATTGTCATTGTTGTACTGGTGGGTCTTGTAACTCTAGGCGGCATTGAACGTATTGCTCAGACGGCTGAAAAAATTGTTCCAACAATGGCAGTGATCTACATTGTTGGCTCACTAATTATACTCATTCTAAATATCACTGCAATACCAGCTGCTTTAAGAGACATATTCTATTATGCTTTTAATCCATATGCTGCCGGTGCCGGTGGTGCTGGTGTAGCCGTTGCCAGTACTATTCGTTTCGGTATCGCTCGTGGAGTTTTTTCGAATGAAGCAGGCCTTGGTGGCGCATCAATTGTCCATGCACAGGCAAAAAACTCTCCAAGTCGTCAAGGTATGTGGGGAATCTGGGAAGTATTCATCGATACCATTGTTGTTTGCTCAATGACCGCTTTAGTCATATTAACAACTGGTGCTCTCGGAACCGGAGAAACAGGCGCTGATCTTACCACAGCCGCTTTTAACAAAGGGCTTCCGGGACCTGGAGGCTATATTATCCTGATTTCCATCGTATTTTTTGCTTATACCACGATGCTTACCTGGTGTTTTTATGGAGAAAAAAGCTGGGAGTATATTTTCGGCAGTAAAGTTGTTCTTCCTTACCGGGTTATGTTTCTGGCATTTCTATTCGTCGGCGCTGTCGGAGGATTAGAAGTTATCTGGGGTGTTGCTGATACATTGAATGGTCTGATGATTGCACCTAACTTAATTGCCATGATTTTACTGGCTGGTGTTCTTGCTAAAGAAAAGAACAACTATATGGATACCTACAATCTTAAAAAGGATAAGTAA
- the ileS gene encoding isoleucine--tRNA ligase has product MCQFKELSQIPVAERENKINQYWDEAKILEKSITSREGKDSFVFYEGPPTANGKPGIHHVISRTLKDSVCRYHTMLGKQVRRKAGWDTHGLPVEIEVEKQLNLSSKQEIEEYGIAEFNEKCRESVFSYEKQWREMTRRMGYAIDMDHPYITLDNNYIESVWWILNKFFEEGYIYDGHKILPYCPRCGTGLASHEVSLGYKEIKSETVTVAFKRKDKEEYFLVWTTTPWTLASNVALCVNPETDYLKVKSEGNIYYVAKSLVGKVIGEEYEVIQELKGKELEYIEYEQLMPFVQPDKKAFFVTLGDFVTTDDGTGIVHMAPAFGEDDYHTGRAYGLPVLQPVDQEGKYTATPWKGQFVIDADPDIVKWLRSEGKLFQKERLAHNYPHCWRCSTPLLYYGKPSWYIEMTKIKDQLIENNNAVNWYPDFVGEKRFGNWLENLNDWAISRNRYWGTPLNIWVCECGAKRSIGSRKELVENSMTEISETIELHRPYVDEVYLKCGECKGEMKRVPEVIDCWFDSGSMPFAQQHYPFENEAEFDEKLFPADFICEGIDQTRGWFYSLLAISSFVKGTAPYKNVLVNDLILDKEGQKMSKSKGNTVDPFELFDRFGADILRWYLLYVSPAWTPTRFDIEGLKEVKSKFFSTLENIYSFFTLYANTDNINPRSFDIPEENRPELDRWIISKYHHLVEDVRKEMDVYDLTKAVRKIQDFVNEDFSNWYIRRARRRFWASDLSEDKKAVYNTTYEVLVGVIQLSAPFAPFVTEELYQNLTGDESVHTSYLPVADNSLIDKKVEERMDLVRDLVTLGRAAREKTRLKVRQPLQKIHIDGKYEKDITHLIPLLKEELNVKEVIFEKDLNEYMDFSLKPDFKVAGPILGKNIKAFGQSLTALNANEVAPKLESGESIELEINGETRDVSKELVMIGITAKEGFTVEMENNRFVILDTTLTEALTNEGLAREFVSKIQQLRKSNGYEVMDQIEIFFNSEDEVKKAVHLWENYIKEETLAQTIQTKEDSDFEKVSLNGYEAMIRIEKIK; this is encoded by the coding sequence CCGGTGGCTGAAAGAGAAAACAAGATTAATCAGTACTGGGATGAAGCGAAGATACTGGAAAAAAGTATCACCAGTCGTGAAGGGAAGGACTCTTTTGTTTTTTATGAAGGACCACCTACAGCAAATGGAAAGCCAGGTATTCATCATGTTATTTCACGAACATTAAAAGATTCTGTGTGTCGGTACCATACAATGCTTGGAAAACAAGTTCGCAGAAAAGCAGGGTGGGATACACATGGACTACCAGTAGAAATAGAAGTTGAAAAACAGCTGAATTTAAGTAGTAAGCAAGAAATAGAAGAGTATGGTATTGCTGAATTTAATGAAAAGTGTCGTGAATCCGTATTCTCTTATGAAAAGCAGTGGCGAGAAATGACAAGGCGCATGGGGTATGCCATCGATATGGATCATCCCTATATTACATTGGATAATAACTATATCGAGTCAGTATGGTGGATCCTGAATAAATTTTTTGAAGAAGGCTATATCTATGATGGTCATAAAATTCTTCCATACTGTCCACGATGCGGCACAGGTCTTGCATCACATGAAGTTTCTTTAGGATACAAAGAGATAAAAAGCGAAACCGTTACAGTAGCCTTCAAGCGAAAAGATAAAGAGGAATATTTTTTAGTATGGACAACGACACCTTGGACACTTGCCTCTAATGTCGCCTTATGTGTGAATCCAGAGACAGATTATTTAAAGGTGAAGTCAGAAGGAAATATTTATTATGTTGCAAAAAGCCTAGTAGGAAAAGTAATCGGAGAAGAGTACGAAGTAATACAAGAATTGAAGGGTAAAGAATTGGAATACATTGAATATGAACAATTAATGCCCTTTGTTCAACCAGATAAAAAAGCTTTTTTTGTAACCCTTGGAGACTTTGTTACTACTGACGACGGAACAGGTATTGTACACATGGCCCCCGCTTTCGGAGAGGATGACTATCATACAGGACGAGCGTATGGATTACCAGTGCTGCAACCTGTTGATCAGGAAGGGAAGTATACAGCAACTCCCTGGAAAGGACAATTTGTCATAGATGCTGATCCTGACATTGTAAAGTGGCTCAGATCGGAAGGGAAGCTATTCCAAAAAGAGAGACTGGCACATAATTATCCGCATTGCTGGAGGTGTTCCACCCCCTTGCTTTATTATGGAAAGCCAAGCTGGTACATCGAAATGACTAAAATTAAAGATCAGTTAATAGAAAACAACAATGCCGTTAACTGGTATCCGGATTTTGTGGGAGAAAAACGATTTGGTAACTGGTTAGAGAATCTGAATGACTGGGCTATTTCTAGAAATCGATATTGGGGAACGCCGCTAAATATATGGGTTTGTGAATGTGGTGCTAAAAGATCTATTGGGTCCAGAAAAGAACTTGTGGAAAATTCTATGACGGAAATCAGTGAAACCATTGAACTACATCGTCCTTATGTTGATGAAGTGTATCTTAAGTGTGGAGAATGTAAGGGTGAAATGAAACGTGTACCTGAAGTAATCGACTGCTGGTTTGATAGTGGCTCAATGCCATTTGCACAGCAGCATTATCCTTTCGAAAATGAAGCGGAATTTGATGAAAAGTTATTTCCTGCCGATTTTATTTGTGAAGGGATCGATCAGACAAGAGGCTGGTTCTATTCCTTGCTCGCCATATCAAGTTTTGTAAAAGGGACAGCGCCTTATAAGAATGTGCTTGTAAATGATTTGATTCTGGATAAAGAAGGCCAAAAGATGTCTAAGTCAAAAGGGAATACAGTAGATCCATTTGAATTGTTTGACCGGTTTGGAGCAGATATTTTACGTTGGTACTTGCTATATGTTTCTCCGGCTTGGACACCCACTCGCTTTGATATTGAGGGGCTGAAAGAAGTAAAGAGTAAGTTTTTTTCAACACTGGAAAATATCTATAGTTTTTTCACCTTATATGCCAATACAGACAACATCAATCCAAGGAGTTTTGATATTCCTGAAGAAAACAGACCGGAGCTGGATCGTTGGATTATATCAAAATATCATCATCTGGTTGAAGACGTTCGAAAAGAGATGGACGTTTATGATTTAACCAAAGCCGTGAGAAAAATTCAGGACTTTGTTAATGAAGACTTCTCTAACTGGTATATTCGAAGAGCTAGGAGGCGATTCTGGGCTTCGGATTTAAGTGAAGATAAAAAAGCGGTATACAATACAACTTATGAAGTTTTGGTAGGTGTTATACAGCTATCAGCGCCCTTTGCTCCCTTTGTTACAGAAGAGTTATACCAAAACCTGACAGGAGACGAATCGGTCCATACTTCCTACTTGCCAGTAGCAGATAACTCTTTAATTGATAAAAAAGTAGAAGAGAGAATGGATCTTGTCCGAGATCTGGTAACCTTAGGAAGAGCTGCTAGAGAGAAGACTAGGCTAAAAGTTCGTCAACCACTTCAAAAGATTCATATCGATGGTAAATATGAAAAAGATATTACGCATTTAATTCCCTTGCTAAAAGAAGAGCTCAATGTCAAAGAAGTTATATTTGAAAAAGATCTTAACGAATATATGGATTTTAGTTTAAAGCCTGACTTTAAAGTGGCGGGACCAATTTTAGGAAAAAACATTAAAGCCTTTGGGCAGTCCTTGACTGCATTAAATGCTAATGAGGTAGCGCCTAAGCTAGAATCGGGAGAAAGTATTGAGCTAGAAATAAATGGAGAGACAAGAGATGTTTCAAAAGAGTTGGTAATGATTGGTATCACGGCAAAAGAAGGATTCACTGTAGAAATGGAAAACAATCGCTTTGTTATCTTAGATACAACTTTAACCGAAGCGTTGACAAATGAAGGTCTTGCCAGAGAGTTTGTTTCTAAAATACAACAATTGAGAAAGAGTAACGGATATGAGGTAATGGATCAGATTGAGATATTTTTTAATTCAGAGGACGAAGTGAAAAAAGCTGTTCATTTATGGGAAAACTATATTAAGGAGGAAACGCTAGCACAAACGATACAAACAAAGGAAGATTCAGATTTTGAGAAGGTGAGTTTGAATGGTTATGAGGCAATGATAAGAATAGAGAAAATTAAATAA